Proteins encoded together in one Lathyrus oleraceus cultivar Zhongwan6 chromosome 5, CAAS_Psat_ZW6_1.0, whole genome shotgun sequence window:
- the LOC127085116 gene encoding calmodulin-like protein 7, with translation MGLTEACSKFIVEFLQAFKNSPPSSMPHHNHHDQENILKLDERMVRALVTVFGMETNGRIKKENARQVVEKLGLIYGCDQKDNKVFQDDEDDDEDEEVVVEEVLGELEDMSKRSELLLEAFKIFDEDGDGYIDAMELKRVLDCLGLDKGWDMNTIERMVKVVDLNFDGKVDFGEFELMMG, from the coding sequence ATGGGTCTAACTGAAGCATGTTCCAAATTCATAGTTGAGTTTTTACAAGCATTCAAAAACTCACCCCCAAGCTCAATGCCTCATCATAATCACCATGATCAAGAGAATATTCTCAAGCTCGACGAAAGGATGGTTCGAGCTCTTGTTACCGTCTTTGGAATGGAAACAAATGGAAGAATCAAGAAGGAAAATGCTAGGCAAGTTGTGGAAAAGCTTGGTTTGATCTATGGTTGTGATCAGAAGGATAACAAGGTCTTTCAAGACGATGAAGACGACGATGAGGATGAAGAAGTGGTTGTGGAAGAAGTGCTTGGTGAATTGGAGGACATGTCAAAGAGAAGTGAGTTGTTGCTTGAAGCTTTCAAAATATTTGATGAGGATGGTGATGGATATATAGATGCAATGGAGTTGAAGAGAGTGCTTGATTGTTTGGGTTTGGATAAAGGTTGGGACATGAACACAATTGAAAGGATGGTTAAGGTTGTGGATTTGAACTTTGATGGAAAAGTTGATTTTGGTGAGTTTGAATTGATGATGGGATAG
- the LOC127085115 gene encoding basic leucine zipper 9: protein MAATESNLDEFLNLDYELRYPSLADTEAFMTGVCSAAFQTLLPDVVTSFSTCGGVSDSQNLTPKHSTITATIDSQSSLYGTVGSPVSANKPNSRENHAKGTSSGSSDPSDEDDELGPCEQSTNPLDIKRLRRKVSNRESARRSRRRKQAHLSELESQVEKLKLENGTLYKQFTNTSQQFHEADTNNRVLKSDVEALRAKVKLAEDMVTRSSFTTSLNNQFFQNQCQITTPPQLNVTSLRRAPHVSPTINVQQGNGVPYSGVAVGEHNSNLGFGNLDMSNYNDIIDIIDNGVLSNAMSCVTTTWP from the exons ATGGCTGCAACAGAATCGAATCTAGACGAGTTTCTCAATCTCGATTACGAACTTCGGTATCCAAGTCTTGCCGATACGGAAGCGTTCATGACCGGCGTTTGCTCCGCCGCCTTCCAAACTCTTTTACCG GATGTGGTAACTTCCTTTTCAACTTGTGGTGGAGTTTCAGATTCTCAAAACCTCACTCCCAAACATTCCACCATCACTGCTACTATTGATTCTCAGTCATCCCTTTATGGCACTG TTGGAAGCCCAGTTTCAGCCAATAAACCAAACAGCAGAGAGAATCACGCCAAAGGAACATCAAGTGGTTCCTCTGATCCTTCCGATGAAGACGATGAATTAGGTCCTTGTGAACAAAGCACTAATCCACTGGATATCAAACGCCTTAGAAG AAAGGTTTCTAATCGCGAATCAGCCAGAAGATCGAGGCGAAGAAAACAAGCTCATTTGTCCGAACTCGAGTCTCAG GTTGAAAAATTGAAACTGGAAAATGGAACCCTATACAAACAGTTTACGAATACTAGCCAACAATTTCATGAGGCTGATACAAATAACAGAGTGCTAAAATCAGATGTAGAAGCTTTAAGAGCAAAG GTAAAGTTAGCTGAAGATATGGTCACTAGAAGCTCTTTCACCACATCATTAAACAATCAGTTTTTCCAGAATCAATGTCAAATAACCACACCGCCACAACTCAACGTGACATCCTTGCGCCGCGCGCCACATGTCTCACCAACCATCAATGTGCAGCAGGGAAATGGTGTCCCTTACAGCGGTGTCGCGGTTGGTGAACATAATTCAAATCTCGGGTTTGGAAACTTGGACATGAGTAACTACAACGACATCATTGACATCATTGACAATGGAGTCTTAAGCAATGCTATGAGCTGTGTAACTACTACCTGGCCTTAA